In Miscanthus floridulus cultivar M001 chromosome 8, ASM1932011v1, whole genome shotgun sequence, the sequence CATAAggtatgtagcattccatctaacatccatatttaagccaaactttctaggtctaacacccgtAGCAGTGTAGTTGTTCTtaaacatagcaattctttgattagaagaATTTAAGAAATTAATAgtagttctaaaatcttctgtgtaaggtttaaacctctttaaaccagattttacaatcagattaatgatatgacaagcacaacgttgatgcatAAGATTATACTTACGCTGATTAGGATTTATAGGCTCAGGTGGAGGATCACAACCCAAataaccagcaaacataggtgtcaaagtatccatagccttagcattagaagaatTATTGTCTAAAGTTACAGAGAAAACCTTGTCAATTAAACCAAATtcctcaatgacacaagcaattttttCAGCAATATTTTCACCAGTATGCTTTATCTCAATCAACCTCAGACCAATAACCTTTTTTTAACTCCCAATCAGCACTcacataatgagcaacaacactaatatagtcctcagcattaccagaccaaatgtctgatgtCAAAGCAACAGATGAAGCACCAGATAACCCAGaattcttaagcatattacgaCGCTCGGTAAATAGCTTactaagatctctagtggtggtctgtctagaaaccttagtaaacctagggttatgagcacgaaTAATATACTCCTCCCATACATCTATCTCACCAATACCCAACGGCAAATCAAACCTAGCAATCAAGTGACACAATTCATATCTAGCAACATCAGGTTTATAGTCCCAGTTATGCATagaaccatcaggattgtaagtaagactagactgaaccctagcacCTTGATCAATTTTCTACCTACAAGATTTCTAGTGCCTCTTCAAGTGGCCAGTGCTAGCATTAGATCTAGTAGACAAAGTATGCTTACACATTTTATAGGTAGCTTTAGTACAGATTTTCCTACAATTcacagtctcatagatctcatcaaaattaGCTCACACAGCAGATTAACGCTTACTAGTACCAACACCAAAAGAGTTACCAGCAACAGATGGAGCTGAGCCGTTGGAGCAGGCTGGGTCCCAGTCACtgtcgccccttcaccaccgctgcCATCCAGATCGATCGGAGCAGCAGAGCCACCACCGACATCGATACCGAACAAGCAAGCAGCGTCCTCATgggtgtcgtcgtcgtcctcagggGCCAggcttgtgaaaggtcctaatggctagaggggggtgaatagcctattaaaaatatctacaacaacacttagcaaactagttagacaattatgaggcgaagcaagtgttgcgctagcctacttaaattgcaagccacctaccataattctagtttctatagtctctatccacataatggctatgtcactacactaagttagtaagctctcaaaggctaactaaagagccacactaaccaaactaacaagctctcacgactagctacactaaagagcttgacaactagtttgcagtaatgtaaagagagagagagcaagatggttataccgcagagttgaggaatgaaccaattaatcacaagagtgaataccaatgaagaccaatcaccttggaatcaaatgatgacacaatgattttttactgaggttcacttgcttgccgacaagttagtcctcgttgtggtgattcactcacttggaggttcacgcgctaattggcatcacacgccaaacccataatagggtgccgcacaaccaacacaagatggggatcacacaagccatgagcaatttactagagtaccttttggctctccgccggggaaagatcaagaacccctcacaatcaccacgattggagtaGGAGACAATCACCagcctctgctcgacgatcctcgctgctccaagccatctaggtggcgacaaccactaagagtaacaagagaatcccgtagtgaaacacgaacaccaagtgcctctagatgcaaacactcaagcaatgcacttggattctctcccaatctcacaaagatgatgaatcatgatggagatgagtgggagggctttggctaagctcataaggttgctatgtcaatgcaaatggccaagacagtgagcttgagccagccaaacgatatttatagacaccccaaacaatagagccgttggctcaattattgggctgactgtggaacgaccggatgcgtctggtcgctgcgttcggtcactgcttgaccgccatgtgtcccattcaaatgAAGTAACCATTGCCACCCAACAACCCTCTCTGACATGCTCTGATGCGACGCATCGGACACACTACAGTGGCTGACCGAACGCaggagaggcagcgtccggtcgaatccagagagctcccagagccgctgaactatgatcggacacgtccggtgtggccgaccggacgtaggaggggcagcgtccggtcgagtccagagagctcccagagttGCTCAgctacgaccagacgcgtccggtgtggccgaCCGGACGCATGAGGGGCAACGTctagtcgagtccagagagctcctagagctgctcaactacgaccgaacacgtccggtgtggccgactagacgtaggaggagcagcgtccgattgagtctagagagctcctagagccgctcaactttgatcggacgcgtctggtgtggtCGACCAAACGCGCCCCTACGTCCGGTCCTCTCTGGACCAACACGCACGCCCCACGTCACCACGACCTGATGCTAAACAGTGattgctcagcgtccgatcattgctacgagccagagtccggtcacctcggcAACTCTGCCTGCGCCTAGCTAgaataccggatgcgtccggtatagatatcggacgcgtccaatcatGTCAGAAACACTGCCGCTGAGAcagtaccggacgcgtccgatacgCATGTTGGACAtgttcggtcaccccgtgaccagcgcatttaactccttttcaactctatcttctttacccttgctcaaatgtgtcaaccaccaagtgtatcagcttgtgcacatgtgttagcatattttcacaaatgttttcaagggtgttagcactccactagatcctaaatgcatgtgcaatgtgttagagcatctagtggcactttgataaccgcatttcgatacgagtttcacccctcttaatagtacgactatcgatcctatatgtgatcacactcactaagtgtctcgatcaccaaaacgaaaaagctcatttcaagtttcacctttgccttgagctttttgtttttctctttcttctttttcaagtcaaagcatttgatcatcaccatgccatcaccatcatcatgattttcaccattgcttcatcacttggagtagtgctacctatctcataatcactttgataaactaggttagcacttagggtttcatcaattcaccaaaaccaaactagagctttcagcctgccgcgatcagatcatcgttgccgGTGAGCGGCCAGACGATCTCGTCAttagcaccagccatggcgcccTTGACCATGGAGGTCTCTCCAGCAACGTTCCTCAATGGTGCGTAGGGCAGCCTTGGTCGCTCTATGCCACAGCTAGAGGACGACGCATCGGCCACCAACCTAcgcaaagagatggaggaggAAATGAATAGATCAGAATAGATCAATCATCAATGGAAGAAGagaagggttagggttagggttgtacCTACGCAACTAGAGCCTAGTGtcggagaagacgagggccacctagagaagacgacacaccagttagaaggacggcgagcggcggaggagggacAGACGGGGAGTCAGGGACACAAACTCACATAATCACCGAGATCAAGAGGGGAgatagggagagggagaagggagatgTGGAGAGGGAGGGGATCAGGTAGGAGGAGATGAGGAGTAGGGAGCGGCTCTCCAGCGGCAGGCGAATCGAGGTCACCGGAGTTGGGGAGGCTGGACGCCACCAACAGACGAGATGGCAAGGCGAGAGCGGTGCTGCGGGGGGAGTGGAAGTGATTTAGGGTTCAGGGTGAGGGAGAGGGTGCCGCGTCTGTGAGCTTATATATGTGGGGAGGCAGGGGGAGCCGTTGGGGCTGGGCCGCCTAGCAGACCATGGGGGACTAGGGGTGGGGGGATGCTGGGCCGCTACCGGGCTGACTCTTGTAGGCCGAGCCATGCCGTGCCATGCTCGGGCTTGAGTGACGGCCCAGGCATAGCCTGTACCCCCAGACCAGGCTGGCCTAGGCCCACTGATCATCGGGTCGTGCCATGCTTgggccggtgaaaggtcctaattgctagagggggggggtgaatagcctattaaaaatttcaacaacaacacttagcaaatcggttagacaattatgaggcgaaacgaGTGTTGCActggcctactaaaaatgcaagccacctaccacaattctagtttctatagtctctatccacacaatggctatgtcactatactaagttagtctgctctcaaaggctagctaaagagccacactaaccaaactaacaagctctcacgactagctacactaaagagcttgacaactaatttgtagtaaagtaaagagagagagcaagatggttataccgtcgagtcgaggaatcaatcaatcaatcataagaatgaataccaatgaagaccaatcacctcggaatcaaatgatgacataatgactttttaccgaggttcacttgcttaccggcaagctagtcatcgttgtggcgatttactcacttggaggttcacgcgctaattgacatcacacgccaaaacctcgatagggtgccgcacaaccaacacaagatgaggatcacacaagccacgagcaatttactagagtacattttggctctccactggggaaaggtcaagaacccctcacaatcaccatgatcggagccagagacaatcaccaacctccgctcgacgatcctcattgctccaagtcgtctaggtggcggcaaccaccaagagtaacaaatgaatCCAACAGCGAAATAcggacaccaagtgcctctagatacaaaaactcaagcaatgcacttggattcactcctaatctcacaaagatgatgaatcgatgatggagatgagtggaagggttttggcaaagctcacaaggttgctatgtcaatgcaaatggccaagagggtgagcttgagccggccatggggcttaaatagagagccctatGAATAGAaccgttggctctctgttcactgAAAATTCGGGgcgaccagacgcaccggtcagatcgaccgaacgcacccttccagcgtccgatcaacggatGGCTACCATGTCATTCCTCGCTTCAAATGATGagcgcctgatctcaacggttaagtgatgaccggacgcagcacagtgccaCGACCAGACGCACCTCTGCCGAGTCCGGTtgtttctagagaggttccattcacgaccggacgcgttagtttgatcatgaccggacgcaggaccccagcgtccggtcactttcagagagctcctagagctgttCAACTGTGACCGAACGagtccggtcggtcatgatcggacgcagcatcagcgtccggtccttcacctcttctctacGCGCCGCCACATtagcatgaccggatgctgaatagtgttcagccagagtccggtcgtctGCGTCCGATCACAGGCCGAGAGTACcatcttcttttataattgaccggacgctgctccccagagtccggtcaccacgtgaccagagtccggtgcactctgtgaaaccctgtcttttctgtacagggcgccggtggcaccgtcggactgtccgcactctgccggtgaagtttcaaacgtttgctcccaagtgctaaacacaatgtgtatcacatttgtgcatgtgtgttagcatattttcacaaatattttcaagggtgttagcactccactagatcctaaatatatatgcaatgagttagagtatctagtggcactttgataaccgtatttcgatacgagttccacccctcttaatagtacggctatcgaacctaaatgtgatcatactcgctaagtgtcttgatcaccgaaacaaaatggctcctaccacttatacttttgccttgagccttttatttttctctttcttcttttcaagtccaagcacttgatcatcaccatggcatcaccatcatcatgtcatgatcttcatttgctacaccacttggaatgtgctacctatctcatgatcactttaataaactaggctagcacttagggtttcatcaattcaccaaaaccaaactagagctttcatctggGCAAAAAATGCGGGCTTCATGTCGGGCCGCCGTGCCTCGGGCTACATGGACATTTATACATGCGTTGAAGCCAAGTGCTTTTGATGGGCAATTTTCTAATGCCGGTACCAAGCTGTACATCATACGGTATGGTTGATAACCATTAAGTAGTGgagcaggctcatgagatacacaCACTAGCTAAGGAACTCGAGCAATTTCCATGTGTGTTGCCTGATAATTTTGTGGCTGGTACTATCATGTGAACAAATTCTAATAAGATAAGTTTTACTTTTAATCAAAATGTATCAACAATTTGATAGTAATAATCTTTATTTTAAGATAGAGGAAATTAAGGATCAAGAGTTCAAACACCCATTATGAttgcttttattctttttttttaatatcTATGGAAACAAACCTAAAATCATGAAGTTGGAATACCGgtctgacaaaaaaaaaaacacactcGGAAGGAACCGAACGCTGGGATGAACCAAAACAAATCTTCCTGCTGACGCTAGGACGGACAGAAAAAAGAGTGCTAAAAACGCTCATGTCCATGTGTTATAATGGAAGAAAAAACTATCAAATGTTCATGAGAAACGATGATGAGAGTGGTACCTAACATCCGTGTTTCTATTTTTTTCCTGTTCGTGAGCCCATTTGTCCACTCAGGTAGTTTTGTTTTTCCTCataataaataaacataaaaataGTAAATATAGCATTATGGGCCTTTTAACTATTGGCTCTTTTCTAAGAAAAAATTCACCACCAAATTATTCGTGTAGTTTTGAATTTGATTGGTAATAAATTTGTCGTTGTTGGTTGACCTGTGGGCTTCTTTTTTTAACATAAAGAAAAGAGCTTTAGTTATTGAAACGTCAATATATACATGATAATTGTTCATTTAGACAATGGAAACCACTTTAATCTATGGACACGAAAAAGAGGAAAACAATTTGAATTAGGATTCATATTCAGGGAACTCTGAAACCTTGCATGTAAGTATGTTTCATAATATTAAACAGGATTATAGGAGTCTATTTGAATTCGAATTAGGATTTCTAGCTATTCAGGCTACCTCAAGAAGCCCTTCAAATAGGAGAGTTGTAGACACACAAAGAGAGACAATTTCATGAGAGTTATAGACAAACATAAAAAGAGACAATTTCCACATTCACGAAGTTAGTTAGGGGAAGACAACTAAAAAATTGGGGAAAAAATTAGCTCTTAATATTAGATATGGATAATTGAAATTAATAATCAGCGCAAAAGACTTTTTTGAAATCAAATCCTTAATCATCTTATAGAAGGAAATGGAGGGATAGGAGTACCTGAGTTAGAGTATGATGAGCAAATTACCATATCAAATAAAACAATTTTGATCTTCTATGGGCCTAGAATTTGtaatataatatttatatttctCTAAATTAACTATTGGCTCTTTTCTAAGAAAAAAATTCACCACCAAATTATTCATGTAGTTTTGAATTTTGATTGGTAAATAAAATTTGTTGCTGGTTGACCTGTGGGTTTCTTTTTTtaacataaataaataaaagagcTCTAGTTATTGAAACGTCCATATATGCAGGATAATTGTTCACTTGGACAATGGAAACCACTTTAATCTACAGACACGAAAAAGAGGAAAACTATTTGAATTAGGATTCCTATTCAGGGAACTCAGCATGTTTCATAAGATTACATGAGTCTATTTGAATTAGAATTAGGATTTCTGGCTATTCAGGTTACCTCAAAAAGCCCTTCAAATATGTTAAATAGGAGAGTTGTAGACAAACATAAAAAGAGATAATTTCCACGTTCACGAAGTTAGTCAGGGAAGACGACCAAAAAAATAGGGGGGAAATTTTAGCTGTTAATTAGGTATAGATAAGTGAAATTAACGCAAAAGActttttttgaaataaaatctTTAAACATCTTATAGAAGGAAATGTAGGGATCGGAGTACTGAGCTAGAATATAAGCAAATTACCATATCAAATAAAAACAATTTTGATCTTCTATGGGCCTAGAATTTGtaatataatatttatatttctCGAAATTAACAGTGCATGCAATGGACTATTGTTGTACTTACTACAGAATATATAAGCGTGGAAAAAGACAAACCCATGATCAAACCCTTCGCCTGGAGTTCTTGGCAACATGTCCAGGCTCGCCACGGTTCCTGCGCCCCGTGCTCTGCTCCGGCTTTGGACCGTCGGAGCAGCAGCCCTCCGCTTCGTCAGCCATTGCCGTCGTCGTCCTCCAGAGACGTTCCGGTCCTGCACCACTGCCCACCACACGGCGGGCGACGTCCCAGACCAAGCTCATGGTCATCTCGTTGTCAGGGCCAGAACGCATGACGACGGCGTCGCTGACGACATCCGGGAGCCTCCCGCAGAGCTCGTAGGCGACGAAGCCATCCGGGAGCCGCGCGGCGACGCCCAGGGCCTCCGCGTGCGCGATCTGCTCCAGGAGCACGCCCCCGGCGCCTTCCTCGAACTCGAACGCGTCGAACTTGTCCCGCCAGACGCGGGGCGTGTCCACGTGGTAGGTGCGCGCCAGGGCGCGCCACAGGTTCGCCGCGGTGGCGAAGCGCTGGTAGTCCGGGAGCAGGCGGTCGGAGAGGGTGGCGAGGATGTGGCCGCGGCACACCGCGTCGTCGCGCGCCCACTTCTTGGCCGCCGCCTGCGCCGCGGCGTCGTCGCCGGATccggcgtcgccgtcgccggtgGTGCGGTCGTCGAAGAGCACACGGGCGACGCCGAGGGTGTGGACGCGGAGGAGCACCGATTCCTTCCACCGTAGGTAGCCGCAGGGGCCGTCCAACTGCTTGATGGGGACCAATGCCATCGATCGGAGAGCCAGAGAATTGATTTCTTGGTCTCGCGGTGATGTTTCTGTTGATTCGTACTGTAATGTTTGTGCATTTATTCCATGGCAGCGGAGCAGGCCGGCCCCGAAGACGGAAGACGAGGTGATGGCCAACGACTCCTGGTTTCTAGCCTCAGCGTGCGCAGTACCCAGTGAATGCTTCAGCAGGCAATTCATCTTTCGTCGCCAAAACTTGCGGGCATGCAGTATCACCTTCGTCAGTACGACAAGCGGCAAACATGCAGGGCATTTGCCGTTCGTGCCTTCTTCAAAACTCTCCGGCTCCACTTTTTTCACtgaaaaatggctcctactaaaCCATCTGGTAGAAATTAAACACACACAACAAGTGACCAACTAATCTTTTCTCAATCCCTCGATGCCCGATCGATTCACTAATCTTGTTGCCGCCACCACCGTTGGATCCTGCAATGCCTGGACAAAGATATCTCTTGCGCACCACCCACTGACCCACCCATGAATTAATAAGAGAGAATTACACTAGCGGTCCCAGAACTATTCCTACGCTCTCATCTAGGTCCCAAGACTCCAAATTTGCACGTCGGGCTCCCTGAACTTTTAAAGTTATCTCATCCCAGTCCAAATCTTCCATGGGACACCACTCCATCCTTTGTGGTGTGCACGGTGCCAGCAGCCGCATGACCCACGCCTCATTTTTGCAAAGAAGACCCTGGGATACTTCCAATCCTCATTTTGTCATCCTTCTCTTTTCCCCAGTCGATCTCGTCCCCGACCGCCGGCAGCGAGAACGGTGAAACCCTAGGCTAGCACACATCCTTCTCACCCCTGTCCGGAGGGATGGCGGCTGAATCGGGCTCGGCGATGGCAAGTACACGCAGAGCATCGGGCAACCCACCATTGATCACCTGTCCACACTACCGGACTcccggcctttgccgagagccaagttgacgctcggcaaactatttgccgagagtagctctcggcaaagagccgttggcaaaacatctaccggcaaaggattctttaccgagagcccctctcggcaaaatatttaccgagagtaatggcaaggctctcggcaaactctagctctcggcaaactggcGCGCCCTAGTAACGTCCACACGACCGCTAACGGTGTGACAGCTTTTTTGCCAagagcgaccgtcggcaaagaacttctttgccgagagcgaccgtcggcaaagaacttctttgccgagagcaaccgtcggcaaagaattgttaaaaaaaaagatttgcggccgaggtggttttcaaaaaaaaaaggtttgccgagagccgaccaCCAAGCTCTAGGCAAAGAGGTagatttgccgagagccctactctcggcaaagagtccagagagcattttttttatttttgtttatatttccagcttcaacaacacatatttcacaaatataacacttcatccacatcacatatatcacaaatatgtcatccacatcacatgtctcacattataatccatctaaacatctcaaatccaacaacacatgtccatctcaatgtgctaagttcatctcacacaagttcatgtcacaaagtgc encodes:
- the LOC136477201 gene encoding uncharacterized protein, yielding MALVPIKQLDGPCGYLRWKESVLLRVHTLGVARVLFDDRTTGDGDAGSGDDAAAQAAAKKWARDDAVCRGHILATLSDRLLPDYQRFATAANLWRALARTYHVDTPRVWRDKFDAFEFEEGAGGVLLEQIAHAEALGVAARLPDGFVAYELCGRLPDVVSDAVVMRSGPDNEMTMSLVWDVARRVVGSGAGPERLWRTTTAMADEAEGCCSDGPKPEQSTGRRNRGEPGHVAKNSRRRV